The genome window TCCTCTTCTTTTCCGTCCTCCTCGTCCTCTTGCTATCCTCTGATCTCCAGTACCCCAGAGGATGTTAATACTCCCAGTCCTTCACAGAGCCCTCTGAGTGCCTCCCCCTCTAGCCCCCCCACTGCTGTCGCCTCTGCTCCACTGAGCCAATACGAGGATGTCTCCAGCAGCCAAAAAGAGGAGGGTCCGAGCACCTCACAGGCCCTGCCAGATGCCGAGTCTTCTCACAGAAATGGGATTGATGACAAGGTGGCCGCTCTGCTGGAGTTCCTGCTCCTCAAGTATCGCACCAAGGAGCCGACCACAAAGGAAGAAATGCTAAACATGGTCATCAAAGATTGCCAGGACCACTTCCCTGTGATCTTCAGTGAAGTCTCGGAGTGCATGCAGCTGGTCTTTGGGGTGGACGTGAAGGAGGTGGAACCCAGGGAGCACACCTACATCCTGGTCACCACCCTGGGCCTCACCTGCGATGGGATGCTGGGTGATGAGCAGGGCTTCCCCAAGACTGGCATTCTGATACTTATCCTGAGCTTAATCTTTATGGAGGG of Hippopotamus amphibius kiboko isolate mHipAmp2 chromosome X, mHipAmp2.hap2, whole genome shotgun sequence contains these proteins:
- the LOC130842155 gene encoding melanoma-associated antigen 10-like; its protein translation is MPPAPKRRRCVLEEGHEAQSVAVAVEEDDSSSSSTSSSSFPSSSSSCYPLISSTPEDVNTPSPSQSPLSASPSSPPTAVASAPLSQYEDVSSSQKEEGPSTSQALPDAESSHRNGIDDKVAALLEFLLLKYRTKEPTTKEEMLNMVIKDCQDHFPVIFSEVSECMQLVFGVDVKEVEPREHTYILVTTLGLTCDGMLGDEQGFPKTGILILILSLIFMEGKCAPEEQVWEVLNVIGVYAGMEHFIYGEPRELITKAWVQEGYLEYRQVPDSDPARYEFLWGPRAHAETSKMSVLEFLANINGSDPRSFPLWYEEALRDQEERAQSAVASTDDTTAMASTSAGAMSSSSFCPE